A DNA window from Roseovarius sp. Pro17 contains the following coding sequences:
- a CDS encoding 4-hydroxyproline epimerase, whose translation MMQYTFPCIDGHTCGNPVRLVTGGAPLLRGATMLEKRAHFLAEYDWIRTGLMFEPRGHDQMSGAILYPPTRADCDIAVLFIETSGCLPMCGHGTIGTVTIALENGLVKPAVPGQLALETPAGRVDVTYRQEGRFVEEVRLTNVPGFLHSEGLTAHVEGLGEVVVDVAYGGNFYAIVEPQANFQDIADFTASQLIGLSPKLRAALNAKYEFIHPEHPAINGLSHILWTGAPRRPEAHARNAVFYGDKAIDRSPCGTGTSARMAQRAAKGLLKPGDEFVHESIIGSLFSGRVEAATEVAGRPAIIPSIAGWARVTGFNTIFIDERDPFAHGFVVI comes from the coding sequence ATGATGCAATACACCTTTCCCTGCATCGACGGTCACACCTGCGGCAACCCTGTGCGCCTCGTCACCGGCGGCGCACCCCTGCTGCGCGGCGCGACCATGCTGGAGAAACGCGCGCATTTTCTGGCCGAATATGATTGGATCCGCACCGGCCTGATGTTTGAGCCGCGGGGGCATGATCAGATGTCGGGTGCGATCCTCTATCCGCCGACGCGCGCCGATTGTGATATTGCCGTTCTGTTTATCGAGACGTCCGGCTGCCTGCCCATGTGTGGACATGGCACCATCGGGACCGTCACCATCGCGCTGGAAAACGGATTGGTGAAACCCGCTGTGCCGGGCCAACTGGCGTTAGAGACACCGGCGGGCCGGGTCGATGTGACCTACCGCCAAGAGGGGCGATTTGTCGAAGAAGTGCGCCTGACCAACGTGCCGGGGTTCCTGCACTCCGAAGGGCTAACCGCCCATGTCGAAGGTCTGGGTGAGGTGGTCGTCGACGTCGCCTATGGTGGCAATTTCTACGCTATCGTCGAACCTCAGGCGAATTTTCAGGATATCGCCGATTTCACCGCCTCGCAGTTGATCGGTCTCAGCCCGAAACTACGCGCGGCGCTGAATGCGAAATACGAGTTTATCCACCCCGAACACCCCGCAATCAATGGCCTCAGCCACATCCTGTGGACCGGCGCGCCTCGCAGGCCCGAGGCCCATGCGCGCAACGCGGTGTTCTACGGCGACAAAGCGATTGACCGCTCGCCCTGCGGCACCGGCACCTCGGCGCGCATGGCACAGCGCGCGGCCAAGGGGCTGCTGAAACCGGGCGATGAGTTCGTCCACGAGAGTATAATTGGCTCGCTATTTTCGGGCCGCGTCGAGGCGGCGACCGAGGTCGCGGGCCGCCCCGCCATCATCCCCTCCATCGCCGGGTGGGCGCGCGTGACGGGCTTCAACACCATCTTTATCGACGAGCGTGATCCGTTCGCGCATGGCTTTGTGGTTATCTGA
- a CDS encoding trans-3-hydroxy-L-proline dehydratase, which yields MRSTKTIHVISAHAEGEVGDVIVGGVAPPPGDTIWEQSRWIARDNTLRNFVLNEPRGGVFRHVNLLVPPKDPRADAAFIIMEPEDTPPMSGSNSICVATVLLDSGIVPVSEPVTEMLLEAPGGLVKVRAECRNGKAERIFVQNLPSFAAQLDTTLEVEGLGTLSVDTAYGGDSFVFVDAAALGFSLVPDEAHDLARLGVRITAAANEVLGFHHPENPDWRHISFCLFAGPVVRDGHQLRAGAAVAVRPGKIDRSPTGTALSARMAVLAARGQMTPEDTLTAVSLIGSTFTGRIVSETTVGGRPAIIPEISGRGWITGTHQHMLDPDDPWPGGYRLSDTWGAR from the coding sequence ATGCGCAGCACCAAGACAATCCACGTCATTTCCGCCCATGCCGAGGGCGAGGTGGGCGACGTCATCGTTGGCGGCGTCGCGCCGCCCCCCGGCGATACGATATGGGAGCAGAGCCGCTGGATCGCGCGCGACAACACCTTGCGCAATTTCGTGCTGAACGAGCCGCGCGGCGGTGTCTTTCGCCATGTCAATCTGCTGGTCCCGCCCAAGGATCCGCGCGCCGATGCGGCGTTCATCATCATGGAGCCTGAGGATACGCCGCCCATGTCCGGTTCGAACTCGATCTGCGTCGCGACGGTGCTGCTGGACAGCGGTATCGTGCCCGTGAGTGAGCCCGTAACCGAGATGTTGCTGGAGGCACCCGGCGGTCTGGTGAAGGTCCGCGCGGAATGCCGAAACGGCAAGGCCGAGCGCATATTTGTGCAGAACTTGCCCAGTTTTGCCGCGCAGTTGGACACCACGCTCGAGGTCGAAGGTCTGGGCACGCTGAGCGTCGATACTGCCTATGGGGGCGACAGTTTCGTCTTTGTCGATGCCGCGGCTCTGGGGTTTTCGCTGGTGCCGGACGAGGCGCATGATCTGGCCCGCCTCGGCGTGCGCATCACTGCGGCAGCGAATGAGGTGCTGGGATTTCACCATCCCGAGAACCCGGATTGGCGCCATATTTCGTTCTGCCTTTTTGCCGGACCGGTCGTGCGCGACGGCCATCAGTTGCGCGCTGGCGCTGCCGTGGCCGTGCGCCCTGGCAAAATCGACCGCTCGCCCACCGGCACGGCGCTGAGCGCGCGGATGGCGGTGCTGGCGGCGCGCGGTCAGATGACGCCCGAGGACACCCTGACCGCTGTGTCGCTGATCGGCTCGACCTTTACGGGACGCATCGTGAGCGAGACTACGGTGGGCGGCAGGCCCGCGATTATCCCCGAGATTTCAGGGCGCGGCTGGATCACCGGCACGCATCAGCACATGCTGGACCCCGACGATCCTTGGCCGGGGGGCTACCGACTGTCGGATACGTGGGGCGCGCGCTAA
- a CDS encoding aconitase family protein has product MAQIIVEAAAQGPVMASPDGLSFWGGVDAATGIVIDAHHPLHGRSLAGAVLLIPTSRGSCTGSGVVLELALGGNAPAALVFREEEDILTLGALIAGRMFAKPLAVLRLGADNWDRLAQAEHAMIERGRLVADDWTLDIAPPPTAALDLTESDRAMLGGAEGEASKLALEVICTMAAGQGASRLTDVTRAHIDGCIYASPANLTFARAMADMGARVRVPTTMNAISVDHAHWRDQGVPPSFGGPAQRLADAYVEMGARPSFTCAPYLLQDAPGLGEMIGWSESNAVIYANSVLGARTVKHPDFMDLFIAITGRAPLSGVYLDEGRAALRAVHVDLPDGHDDALWPLLGWLAGRAAPDRIPLLTGLENTSPTPDDLKALCAAFGTTSAAPMLHVAGVTPEAVGALIPDADAVRITPADLAEAWRQFNAGPAQVDLIAFGSPHFSLSECYALDAALAGRARHADTAVIVTVGQQVLDALAVEGLLTRLEASGVQVVPDICWCSISEPVFPPSAKVLMTNSGKYAHYAPGLSGREVRFGSLADCADAAVTGQARNEPPHWLTI; this is encoded by the coding sequence ATGGCGCAGATCATCGTCGAGGCCGCCGCCCAAGGGCCGGTCATGGCCAGCCCTGATGGCCTCAGCTTCTGGGGCGGTGTCGATGCTGCGACAGGCATAGTGATCGACGCGCATCACCCGCTGCATGGCCGTTCGCTGGCCGGGGCGGTGCTGCTGATACCCACGAGCCGCGGCTCCTGCACCGGCAGCGGCGTGGTGCTGGAACTGGCGCTGGGCGGCAACGCGCCCGCAGCGCTGGTTTTTCGTGAGGAGGAGGACATCCTGACGCTGGGCGCGCTGATCGCCGGGCGCATGTTCGCCAAGCCGTTGGCGGTGCTACGTTTGGGCGCTGATAACTGGGACCGACTGGCACAGGCTGAGCACGCGATGATTGAACGCGGGCGGTTGGTCGCAGATGACTGGACGCTGGACATCGCCCCGCCGCCGACTGCCGCGCTGGACCTGACCGAGAGCGACCGCGCCATGCTGGGCGGTGCCGAAGGTGAGGCGTCAAAACTGGCACTCGAAGTGATCTGCACCATGGCCGCAGGGCAGGGGGCGTCACGCCTGACGGACGTCACCCGCGCGCATATTGATGGCTGCATCTACGCCAGCCCGGCGAACCTGACCTTTGCCCGCGCGATGGCCGATATGGGTGCGCGGGTGCGCGTGCCGACGACGATGAACGCGATTTCCGTCGATCATGCGCATTGGCGCGATCAGGGTGTCCCGCCCAGTTTCGGCGGCCCCGCGCAGCGCCTGGCCGACGCCTATGTCGAGATGGGCGCGCGCCCCAGTTTCACTTGCGCGCCTTACCTCTTGCAGGATGCGCCGGGCTTGGGCGAAATGATCGGCTGGTCGGAATCGAACGCCGTCATCTACGCCAATTCCGTGCTGGGCGCGCGCACGGTCAAGCACCCGGATTTCATGGACCTGTTTATTGCCATCACCGGGCGCGCGCCACTGTCGGGCGTCTATCTGGATGAAGGCCGCGCCGCGCTGCGGGCGGTTCATGTGGATCTGCCCGATGGCCACGATGACGCGCTCTGGCCTTTGCTGGGGTGGCTGGCGGGGCGCGCCGCACCGGATCGCATTCCGTTGCTGACAGGCCTTGAGAATACGTCGCCGACGCCCGATGACCTAAAGGCGCTGTGCGCCGCCTTCGGCACCACCTCGGCTGCACCGATGCTGCATGTCGCAGGCGTCACGCCCGAGGCCGTGGGCGCATTGATCCCAGATGCCGATGCAGTTCGCATCACGCCAGCTGATCTGGCCGAGGCGTGGCGGCAGTTCAACGCAGGCCCCGCGCAGGTCGATCTGATCGCGTTTGGCAGCCCGCATTTCTCGCTGTCTGAATGCTACGCGCTGGACGCGGCCCTCGCGGGGCGCGCGCGGCACGCGGATACGGCGGTGATTGTCACCGTCGGCCAGCAAGTGCTGGATGCGCTCGCGGTCGAAGGTCTCCTGACCCGGCTCGAGGCATCCGGCGTGCAGGTTGTCCCAGACATCTGCTGGTGCTCGATCTCGGAGCCGGTGTTTCCGCCCTCAGCCAAGGTATTGATGACCAATTCCGGTAAATACGCCCATTACGCGCCGGGCCTGTCGGGGCGAGAGGTGCGTTTCGGCAGCCTCGCTGATTGCGCCGATGCGGCTGTGACAGGGCAGGCCCGCAACGAGCCGCCCCATTGGCTGACTATTTAG
- the mobB gene encoding molybdopterin-guanine dinucleotide biosynthesis protein B: protein MKVYGVTGWKNAGKTGLMERLVTEITARGLTVSTVKHAHHNFDVDQPGRDSYRHRAAGACEVLLASGTRIAIMQELRGAPEPELDDLLARLNPVDLVLIEGYKRGSHPKVEAHRKDAGNPLIAPGDSTIRAIAADCALEVDRPVLDLDDTAAIADFILREVGL, encoded by the coding sequence ATGAAGGTTTATGGCGTAACCGGCTGGAAGAACGCCGGTAAAACCGGCCTGATGGAGCGGCTCGTGACCGAGATCACGGCGCGCGGCCTCACCGTGTCCACCGTCAAACATGCGCACCACAACTTTGACGTCGATCAGCCGGGGCGCGACAGCTATCGCCACCGCGCGGCGGGGGCGTGCGAGGTGCTGCTGGCCTCTGGTACCCGCATCGCCATCATGCAGGAGCTGCGCGGCGCGCCCGAACCTGAGCTGGACGATCTTCTGGCACGGCTCAATCCCGTCGATCTGGTCCTGATCGAAGGTTACAAGCGCGGCAGCCACCCCAAGGTCGAGGCCCATCGCAAGGACGCGGGCAATCCGCTGATCGCGCCCGGCGATTCCACGATCCGCGCCATCGCAGCCGATTGCGCACTAGAGGTGGATCGCCCCGTGCTGGACCTTGATGACACAGCCGCCATAGCCGATTTCATCCTGCGCGAGGTGGGGTTGTGA
- the mobA gene encoding molybdenum cofactor guanylyltransferase MobA, producing the protein MKQPFAIILAGGRATRMGGGDKGLLPLGDSTLLAHVLERIEPQVAATALNANGDPARLEQFGLPVLADPIEGFVGPLAGVLAGMDWAASQGADTVVSVAADTPFFPCDLVARLLLAAEGMEAPLALAATPDGRHPTFGLWPVALRDDLRAALAGGLRKVVQWTDAHGAATAVFPSQGDPFFNVNTPEDLAHAQAIWEAQQ; encoded by the coding sequence ATGAAACAACCCTTCGCCATCATCCTCGCCGGAGGCCGCGCCACACGCATGGGCGGTGGCGACAAGGGCCTCCTGCCGCTGGGCGACAGCACGCTGCTGGCCCATGTGCTGGAGCGGATCGAGCCGCAGGTGGCCGCAACGGCGCTGAACGCCAATGGCGATCCCGCGCGCCTCGAACAGTTCGGCCTGCCCGTGCTGGCCGATCCCATCGAGGGCTTCGTCGGCCCCCTGGCGGGCGTTTTGGCAGGGATGGACTGGGCGGCAAGCCAAGGCGCGGACACGGTCGTTTCCGTCGCTGCCGACACGCCGTTCTTTCCCTGCGATCTGGTGGCCCGTCTGCTGCTGGCAGCCGAGGGGATGGAGGCACCGCTGGCACTGGCCGCCACACCGGACGGGCGGCACCCGACGTTCGGCCTCTGGCCCGTGGCCTTGCGTGACGATCTGCGCGCGGCGCTTGCGGGCGGGCTGCGCAAGGTCGTGCAATGGACCGACGCACATGGCGCCGCCACGGCAGTGTTTCCCAGCCAAGGCGATCCCTTCTTCAACGTCAACACGCCCGAAGATCTGGCCCACGCGCAAGCAATATGGGAGGCACAGCAATGA
- a CDS encoding FAD-binding oxidoreductase: MAQPDVLIVGAGVVGLSIALEAQVRGLSVRVVDRTGPAAGASAGNAGAFAFADILPLASPRIIRQAPKWLLDPLGPLSVPLTYAPRILPWMWRFWRASRPAQVAASTRAQAALMHLSQDTLDGFLARAGASNMLRREGQLQVYEGAREFNASLDGWRAREAGGVEFRHLEGDDLAQMQPGLSPRFTHATFTPGWATIDDPMAYVLALADKVRAGGGEIVIANAETLTPDGLRTSAGDMTGRVVIAAGAHSHHLTRTAGVRIPLETERGYNTTLPNGGFDLRQHITFPNHGFVVSKLAGQLRVGGAVELGGLNAPPNYARADAMLHKAAQFLPGLDTTGGTQWMGFRPSLPDSLPAIGVLPGHPNAVCAFGHGHLGLTQSTATAAIVADILTGQAPGIDMTPFSPARFTRHS; this comes from the coding sequence ATGGCGCAGCCGGACGTGTTGATCGTCGGGGCGGGCGTCGTTGGCCTGTCGATCGCGCTCGAGGCGCAGGTGCGCGGACTGTCTGTGCGCGTCGTCGACCGCACCGGCCCAGCGGCGGGTGCGTCGGCGGGCAATGCGGGCGCCTTTGCCTTTGCCGATATCCTGCCGCTGGCCTCGCCGCGTATCATCCGTCAGGCCCCGAAATGGCTGCTGGACCCGCTCGGACCGCTCAGCGTGCCGCTCACCTATGCGCCGCGCATCTTACCGTGGATGTGGCGCTTTTGGCGGGCCAGCCGCCCGGCGCAGGTGGCCGCATCGACCCGCGCGCAGGCGGCGTTGATGCACCTGTCGCAGGACACGCTCGACGGCTTTCTGGCGCGCGCGGGTGCGTCGAACATGCTGCGCCGCGAGGGTCAGTTGCAGGTCTATGAGGGCGCGCGCGAATTTAACGCATCCCTCGATGGTTGGCGCGCACGCGAGGCGGGCGGCGTCGAGTTCCGCCACCTTGAGGGTGATGACCTTGCCCAGATGCAACCGGGTCTGTCGCCGCGATTTACCCACGCGACCTTTACCCCCGGCTGGGCGACCATCGACGATCCCATGGCCTATGTGCTGGCGCTGGCCGACAAGGTCCGCGCGGGCGGCGGCGAGATTGTCATCGCTAACGCCGAGACGCTGACGCCGGATGGCCTGCGCACGAGCGCCGGCGACATGACGGGCCGCGTCGTCATCGCAGCGGGTGCACACTCGCATCATCTGACCCGCACTGCTGGCGTGCGTATCCCGCTGGAGACCGAGCGGGGTTATAATACCACGCTGCCGAATGGCGGCTTTGATCTGCGCCAACATATCACGTTTCCCAACCACGGTTTCGTCGTGTCGAAACTGGCGGGGCAACTGCGCGTTGGCGGCGCGGTGGAGCTGGGCGGGCTGAACGCCCCGCCGAACTATGCCCGCGCCGATGCCATGCTGCACAAGGCTGCCCAGTTTCTGCCCGGCCTCGATACCACTGGCGGCACGCAGTGGATGGGGTTTCGCCCGTCGCTGCCCGATAGCCTGCCTGCCATTGGCGTGCTGCCCGGTCACCCGAACGCGGTCTGCGCCTTTGGTCATGGGCATCTGGGCCTCACCCAATCGACCGCGACGGCGGCCATTGTCGCTGATATCTTGACAGGGCAAGCACCGGGGATTGACATGACCCCATTCTCACCTGCGCGTTTCACGAGGCATTCATGA
- the glp gene encoding gephyrin-like molybdotransferase Glp has product MSGFDTVVIVDWSARSAPSPARPTADAIWIAVARGGAAECSYHRTRSAAMGALTALFDTELAAGRRVLAGFDFPFGYPRGFARALTGGDNPLAVWGALAARIKDGEDNANNRFDVARAINAALPGIGPFWGCPDAVADDVLPAKGNLRTGHGLPEKRECEARLPRAQSCWKLYTTGSVGSQALLGLPRLHHLRQRYGDVLSVAPFQSPTTPIVLAEVYPSLLADHIAASAEPDEIKDRAQVRVLAEALHAMGGALETMLREGNAEEGWILGLGHEDALSAPPAPPPLRDDCFAMPAGVEWTPVDDALAALRAGLHPIVQAERCKVADACGRVLAEPATALRASPPHANSAIDGYGFAYDSLPPGDPVLPIAPGRSAAGAPYEGNVPRGHALRILTGATVPEGVDTIVLEEDTRQSAGQIAFRAGIKRGANTRKAGEDMSAGDKALPKGRVMTPADLALLASVGIGEVSVYRRLRVAVISTGDELIEAGGDATKGQIFDANRPMLLAQIAAWGMEAIDMGRVSDDRAALRAALDDAASRADVILTSGGASAGDEDHVSALLTEAGAMQQWRIALKPGRPLALGLWNGAPVFGLPGNPVAALVCTLIFARPALGLLAGAGWTEPQGFNVSAGFEKSKKPGRREYLRARIRDGRAEVFASEGSGRVSSLSWAEGLVELPDGAAQIAIGDPVRYIPFGSFAL; this is encoded by the coding sequence GTGAGCGGTTTCGATACTGTCGTCATCGTCGACTGGTCCGCGCGCTCAGCCCCCTCGCCCGCTAGACCTACCGCCGATGCGATCTGGATCGCCGTCGCGCGCGGTGGCGCAGCGGAGTGCAGCTATCACCGCACCCGCAGCGCGGCGATGGGCGCGCTGACCGCCCTTTTTGACACCGAATTGGCGGCGGGGCGGCGCGTTCTGGCAGGCTTTGATTTCCCCTTTGGCTATCCACGCGGCTTTGCCCGCGCGCTGACCGGCGGTGACAATCCGCTGGCCGTCTGGGGCGCGCTGGCGGCCCGGATCAAGGACGGTGAGGACAACGCCAACAACCGCTTTGACGTCGCGCGCGCTATCAATGCGGCCCTGCCCGGAATCGGTCCCTTCTGGGGCTGCCCGGACGCGGTCGCTGACGATGTGCTGCCCGCCAAAGGCAACTTGCGCACAGGTCATGGCCTGCCTGAAAAACGCGAGTGCGAGGCCCGCCTGCCCCGTGCCCAAAGCTGTTGGAAGCTATACACCACAGGCTCGGTCGGTTCGCAGGCGCTGCTGGGTCTGCCGCGCCTACACCACTTGCGCCAGCGCTATGGCGATGTGCTGTCGGTCGCGCCGTTCCAGTCGCCGACCACACCCATCGTGCTGGCCGAGGTTTATCCCTCACTACTGGCCGACCACATCGCGGCCTCAGCCGAACCGGATGAGATCAAGGACCGCGCGCAGGTGCGCGTCTTGGCCGAAGCGCTGCACGCCATGGGCGGCGCGCTGGAAACGATGCTGCGCGAAGGCAATGCAGAAGAGGGCTGGATCCTCGGCCTCGGGCATGAGGACGCGCTGAGTGCGCCGCCAGCCCCACCGCCTCTGCGCGACGATTGCTTTGCCATGCCCGCAGGCGTGGAATGGACGCCGGTCGATGACGCGCTTGCAGCGCTGCGCGCCGGGCTGCATCCGATTGTGCAGGCGGAGCGATGCAAAGTTGCAGATGCCTGCGGTCGTGTGCTGGCCGAACCCGCGACAGCCCTGCGCGCCAGCCCGCCGCACGCGAATTCGGCTATCGACGGCTACGGCTTTGCCTATGACAGCCTGCCGCCGGGCGATCCGGTGTTGCCTATTGCGCCGGGCCGCTCTGCCGCCGGGGCGCCTTATGAGGGCAACGTGCCGCGCGGCCATGCGCTGCGCATCCTGACGGGCGCCACGGTGCCCGAGGGCGTCGATACCATCGTGCTGGAAGAGGACACGCGACAAAGCGCAGGCCAGATCGCCTTTCGCGCGGGAATCAAGCGTGGCGCAAATACCCGCAAGGCGGGTGAGGACATGAGCGCAGGCGACAAAGCACTGCCCAAGGGCCGCGTCATGACCCCCGCCGATCTGGCGCTGCTGGCCTCGGTCGGCATCGGCGAGGTGTCGGTTTATCGGCGGCTGCGCGTCGCCGTCATTTCGACCGGGGACGAACTGATCGAGGCGGGTGGCGACGCGACCAAGGGCCAGATATTCGACGCGAACCGCCCGATGCTGCTGGCGCAGATCGCGGCGTGGGGGATGGAAGCTATCGACATGGGCCGCGTCAGTGATGATCGCGCAGCCTTGCGCGCGGCGTTAGACGACGCGGCCTCGCGCGCCGACGTCATCCTCACCTCAGGCGGGGCGTCGGCGGGGGACGAGGACCACGTGTCGGCCCTTCTCACCGAGGCGGGCGCGATGCAACAGTGGCGCATCGCGCTGAAACCTGGCCGGCCGCTGGCGCTGGGGCTATGGAACGGCGCGCCGGTGTTCGGCCTGCCGGGCAATCCGGTGGCCGCACTGGTCTGCACGCTGATCTTTGCGCGCCCCGCGTTGGGATTGCTGGCCGGTGCGGGGTGGACAGAGCCGCAAGGCTTTAACGTGTCGGCGGGCTTCGAGAAGTCGAAGAAACCGGGCCGCCGCGAATATCTGCGCGCGCGCATCCGGGATGGCCGCGCCGAAGTGTTTGCGTCCGAAGGATCGGGCCGCGTCAGCAGCCTTAGCTGGGCCGAGGGGCTGGTCGAACTGCCCGATGGCGCGGCGCAGATCGCAATAGGCGATCCGGTGCGCTACATCCCGTTCGGCAGTTTCGCCCTTTAG
- a CDS encoding formate dehydrogenase accessory sulfurtransferase FdhD, producing the protein MQLPPSDDTGYIIAPAPDAPGLTRAVTGTDHEGREQTIEVVEERPLTIFLNAQEIVTAMTIGDYPEYLALGFLRNQGMLKDGETVLRVDYDDELETVVVRTDGKTTYEDKLKKKTRTSGCAVGTVFGDMMEGLEGVTLPDAEVRTSDLYALAHQINTTPSLYLTAGAIHGTVLCQGARPLVYMEDVGRHNAVDKIAGWMLSEGVGPEGKMLYTTGRLTSEMVIKTALMGIPILASRSGFTAWGVEIAQAVGLTLIGRMRGRRFVCLAGEERLVRDADPASVAEEGRKHGRKSAQRDAERET; encoded by the coding sequence ATGCAATTGCCCCCCTCAGACGACACAGGCTACATCATCGCCCCTGCGCCGGATGCGCCCGGCCTCACCCGTGCCGTCACCGGCACCGATCATGAGGGCCGCGAACAGACGATTGAGGTCGTCGAAGAGCGCCCGTTGACCATTTTCCTAAACGCTCAGGAAATCGTCACCGCCATGACAATCGGCGACTATCCTGAATATCTGGCGCTGGGATTCCTGCGCAATCAGGGGATGCTGAAGGATGGTGAGACCGTGCTGCGCGTCGATTATGACGACGAGCTGGAAACCGTCGTCGTGCGCACCGACGGCAAGACGACCTACGAGGACAAGCTAAAGAAAAAGACCCGCACCAGCGGCTGCGCGGTCGGCACCGTCTTTGGCGACATGATGGAGGGGCTGGAGGGCGTCACATTGCCGGATGCAGAGGTGCGCACCTCGGATCTCTATGCCCTGGCGCACCAGATCAACACGACCCCGTCGCTATACCTCACCGCCGGGGCGATCCACGGCACGGTCCTGTGCCAAGGCGCGCGCCCGCTGGTTTATATGGAGGATGTCGGACGCCACAACGCCGTTGACAAGATCGCCGGATGGATGCTGTCCGAGGGGGTCGGACCTGAGGGCAAGATGCTCTATACCACCGGGCGGTTGACCTCGGAAATGGTGATCAAGACGGCGCTGATGGGTATTCCCATCCTGGCCTCACGCTCGGGCTTTACCGCGTGGGGGGTGGAAATCGCCCAAGCGGTGGGCCTGACGCTGATCGGGCGGATGCGCGGACGGCGCTTTGTGTGCCTTGCGGGCGAAGAGCGGCTGGTGAGGGACGCCGATCCGGCAAGCGTGGCCGAGGAGGGCCGCAAGCACGGGCGCAAAAGCGCCCAACGGGATGCGGAGCGCGAGACATGA
- a CDS encoding amino acid ABC transporter ATP-binding protein: protein MIEIEDVHKSFGALKVLKGIDLTVAKGEVVSVIGGSGSGKSTLLTCINGLEPIDSGRITVDGTVVHARSTDINKLRQRIGIVFQQFNAFPHLTVLENVTLAPRKVKGMGRAEAEEIAVKQLTHVGLADKLKVYPSRLSGGQQQRMAIARALAMSPDYMLFDEVTSALDPQLVGEVLDTLKLLASDGMTMICVTHEMGFARDVSNRVAYFESGVMAEIGPPEQIFGDAKNEATRKFLSSVR from the coding sequence ATGATTGAGATTGAGGACGTCCACAAATCGTTTGGCGCATTGAAGGTGCTGAAGGGGATCGACCTGACCGTGGCCAAGGGCGAGGTCGTGTCGGTGATTGGCGGCTCAGGGTCCGGCAAATCGACGCTGCTGACCTGCATCAACGGGCTGGAGCCGATCGACAGCGGCCGCATCACCGTCGACGGCACGGTCGTTCATGCGCGCAGCACCGACATCAACAAACTGCGCCAGCGCATCGGCATCGTGTTTCAGCAGTTCAACGCGTTCCCGCATCTGACCGTGCTGGAAAACGTCACGCTCGCCCCGCGCAAGGTCAAGGGCATGGGCCGCGCTGAGGCCGAGGAAATTGCGGTCAAACAGCTGACGCATGTCGGCCTCGCGGACAAGCTCAAGGTCTATCCCAGCCGCCTTTCGGGCGGGCAGCAGCAGCGTATGGCAATCGCCCGCGCGCTGGCGATGTCGCCTGATTACATGCTCTTTGACGAGGTGACATCGGCGCTCGATCCGCAACTGGTGGGGGAGGTTCTGGATACGCTCAAGCTGCTGGCGAGCGATGGGATGACTATGATCTGCGTCACGCACGAGATGGGTTTCGCGCGCGATGTATCGAACCGGGTCGCCTATTTTGAGAGCGGCGTCATGGCCGAGATCGGCCCACCCGAGCAGATTTTCGGCGATGCCAAGAACGAGGCAACCCGCAAATTCCTGTCGAGCGTGCGTTGA
- a CDS encoding amino acid ABC transporter permease produces the protein MFDTGLTLSDLWFMMKGAGVTLAITFFAVTGGTLMGVAFGVLRSHVSPWATLPLVFVLDIFRSVPLLIQLILANAFQAIAGLQISPFTTSCIVLALYTSAYCTEIVRGAIDAVPPVTRRAARSLGMTWGQDLTQIVFPMALRVGLPSWIGLTLGVMKDSALVLWLGIIELLRASQIIVTRLQEPMLILMIAGAIYFALSFPIARLGGRLERKWKEND, from the coding sequence ATGTTCGATACAGGCCTTACCCTCAGCGATCTGTGGTTCATGATGAAGGGCGCTGGCGTTACGCTGGCGATCACATTCTTCGCCGTCACGGGTGGCACGCTGATGGGCGTCGCGTTCGGCGTGCTGCGCAGCCATGTCAGCCCTTGGGCGACGCTGCCACTGGTGTTCGTGCTGGATATCTTTCGCTCGGTCCCGCTGCTGATCCAGTTGATCCTGGCCAACGCGTTTCAGGCCATCGCAGGGTTACAGATATCGCCGTTCACCACGTCCTGCATCGTGCTGGCGCTCTATACCTCGGCCTATTGCACCGAGATCGTGCGCGGCGCGATCGACGCCGTTCCACCAGTGACGCGCCGCGCAGCACGCTCGCTGGGGATGACTTGGGGGCAGGACCTGACGCAGATCGTGTTTCCCATGGCGCTGCGCGTGGGTCTTCCCAGCTGGATTGGCCTGACGCTGGGCGTGATGAAGGACAGCGCGCTGGTGCTGTGGCTGGGTATCATCGAGTTGTTGCGGGCCAGCCAGATCATCGTCACGCGCCTGCAAGAGCCGATGCTGATCCTCATGATCGCCGGCGCGATCTATTTCGCCCTCAGCTTTCCTATTGCGCGGCTGGGCGGACGCCTTGAAAGAAAGTGGAAAGAGAATGATTGA